One part of the Glycine soja cultivar W05 chromosome 11, ASM419377v2, whole genome shotgun sequence genome encodes these proteins:
- the LOC114377173 gene encoding probable L-type lectin-domain containing receptor kinase VII.2 translates to MSPRTLFFLLSTLQFLSFVSTTEFVYNRNFNSTNVKLYGNATIENSVLKLTNQTFFSIGRAFYPHKIPMKPPNSSSSTLLPFATSFIFSVAPCENFPVAHGFAFVVTPVMSANGALSGNYLGLFNRSTSGNSSNHVFAVEFDDFRNEEFNEENDNHVGVDLNSMISVYSEPAGFWGGREGEELEDLKLSDGRNYQVWIEFENSVINVTMAPAGRKKPHRPLISKPMNLSWVLLDEMYVGFSGATGRMVDNCRILAWSFSNSNFSIGDVLSTKHLPLYVHPKRLVFRSNGFIIGVTFGVFFVGGFCALVVFFILFRNRRGEKQENFEDWELEYWPHRISYREICDATSGFSEEKVIGIGTSGKVYKGLLKGVEVAVKSINHETRHGMREFLAEISSLGRMKHRNLVGFRGWSKRKGGKLILVYDYMVNESLDKRIFECEETMLLSWEERIRVLQNVADGILYLHEGWDVEVLHRDIKACNVLLDKDMNARLGDFGLARLHHQENVADTRVIGTLGYMAPELVRIGRPSTACDVYSFGVLVLEVVCGRRPIIADQPPLIDWLFSHMENGELSCAIDERLKGQSGYNAEEAERLLHLGLLCVSTDPGVRPTMRQVVKTLEGIKCTECNEDCIHLALLGKINSAASWSKSSTSSANVNYPTFDEILQTKFYSTASLSISCPSPQLEPEFVSEGR, encoded by the coding sequence ATGTCTCCTCGTActttgtttttccttctttcaacTCTTCAATTTCTGAGTTTTGTGTCAACAACTGAATTTGTCTACAACAGAAACTTCAACTCCACCAACGTAAAACTCTATGGGAATGCCACCATAGAAAACTCGGTTCTCAAACTCACAAACCAAACTTTCTTCTCCATAGGGCGTGCCTTTTACCCTCACAAAATACCCATGAAGCCACCaaactcttcttcttcaacccTTCTTCCCTTTGCAACCTCTTTCATCTTCTCCGTTGCTCCTTGTGAAAACTTCCCTGTGGCTCATGGTTTCGCGTTTGTTGTCACGCCCGTGATGTCCGCAAATGGAGCACTCTCGGGGAACTACTTGGGCCTCTTCAACCGCTCCACTTCAGGTAACTCCTCCAACCATGTTTTTGCGGTTGAGTTTGATGATTTTAGGAACGAGGAGTTCAACGAGGAGAATGATAACCATGTGGGTGTGGACTTGAATTCGATGATTTCGGTGTATTCGGAGCCTGCAGGGTTCTGGGGTGGGAGAGAAGGTGAGGAATTGGAGGATTTGAAGCTTTCTGATGGTAGAAACTATCAGGTTTGGATTGAGTTTGAGAACTCAGTGATTAATGTTACCATGGCACCAGCAGGGAGAAAGAAGCCTCATAGGCCTTTGATTAGTAAGCCTATGAACCTTTCTTGGGTCCTTTTGGATGAAATGTATGTGGGGTTTTCTGGGGCAACAGGGAGAATGGTGGACAATTGTAGAATCTTGGCTTGGAGTTTTAGCAATTCTAATTTCTCAATTGGTGATGTTTTGAGTACCAAGCATTTGCCCTTGTATGTGCATCCAAAGAGATTGGTGTTTAGATCAAATGGTTTCATAATAGGTGTAACTTTCGGTGTTTTTTTTGTGGGTGGCTTTTGTGCTTTGGtggttttcttcattttgttcagAAACAGAAGGGGAGAAAAACAGGAAAACTTTGAAGACTGGGAATTGGAGTATTGGCCACACAGGATTAGCTATCGGGAGATTTGTGATGCAACAAGTGGATTCTCTGAAGAGAAGGTGATTGGGATTGGAACAAGTGGTAAGGTGTACAAGGGGCTTTTGAAGGGAGTAGAAGTTGCGGTGAAGAGCATCAATCACGAGACACGGCACGGAATGAGAGAGTTTCTGGCAGAGATTTCAAGCCTAGGCAGAATGAAACACAGGAATTTAGTGGGTTTCAGAGGTTGGAGCaaaagaaaaggaggaaaaCTGATATTGGTTTATGATTACATGGTGAATGAGAGCTTGGACAAAAGGATCTTTGAGTGTGAAGAGACCATGCTTTTGAGTTGGGAAGAAAGAATTAGAGTTTTGCAAAACGTAGCTGATGGAATTTTATATCTACATGAGGGTTGGGATGTTGAGGTCTTGCATAGGGACATCAAAGCTTGTAATGTATTACTTGACAAGGACATGAATGCTAGGTTGGGGGATTTTGGGCTTGCAAGGTTGCATCACCAGGAAAATGTGGCTGACACAAGAGTGATAGGGACCCTGGGGTACATGGCTCCGGAACTAGTCCGAATCGGGCGACCGTCAACTGCGTGTGATGTGTATAGTTTTGGAGTATTGGTTTTAGAAGTGGTGTGTGGGAGAAGACCCATCATAGCAGATCAGCCACCACTGATTGATTGGTTGTTTTCCCATATGGAGAATGGGGAATTGAGTTGTGCTATTGATGAACGTTTGAAGGGTCAAAGTGGATACAATGCTGAGGAAGCTGAGAGGCTGCTTCATTTGGGTTTGTTATGTGTGAGTACAGACCCTGGTGTTAGGCCAACAATGAGGCAAGTGGTGAAAACATTGGAGGGAATAAAATGCACTGAGTGTAACGAAGATTGCATCCATTTGGCTCTGCTTGGAAAAATAAACTCAGCAGCATCATGGTCTAAGAGTTCTACAAGTTCTGCCAATGTAAATTATCCCACCTTTGACGAAATTTTGCAGACCAAGTTTTACTCTACTGCATCTTTGAGCATCTCTTGTCCCAGTCCGCAGCTAGAACCAGAGTTTGTCTCAGAAGGAAGGTGA